The DNA window ACGAAGGTCAGGGCAAACATAAACTTCGACAGGAAGGTCGCCACCGTCGATACCCATATCTCTCCTCTGGTATGGACGTTTTCGGCTTCCTCTGATATGTGGATTCCAAGGGCATCGGAGAAGGCATCGGCAACGGCGATCGTCAAAATCCCCCCGAGAACGGCGAGCCTTGAATGGGTCCCCGAATGGAGTCCCACCATAAGCCCCAGGGTTGTGATCACACCTGAGGTAAGGCCGAAACTTATGCCTGTTCTGAGTGACTCTCTCATCGGGTTCACCGGGATCGGTCTTTCCAAATCCCCACAAATTCTGGAAAGGACCCCTCAAAGGATACACACCCCGCGGGGTGAACTCAAGACACAGGGTGGTTGACATGGGTTCAAGGAAATGCCGAAAATGAAGGCGGCACGTGCTGCGGGGAGGATTCCATGAAAAGAACCGTCAGATTCGCAATAAGCTCCTGTCTGCTCGGGCAAAAGGTCCGGTGGGACGGAGGCCATAGGCTCGACCGTTTCATCCTCCAGACTCTGGGAAGACACGTCACATTCGTCCCTGTCTGCCCCGAGGTGGAATACGGTCTCTCTGTTCCCCGCGAACCCCTCCATCTGATAGGCGAGCCGGACCGTCCCAGACTCCTGACGGTCAGCACCGCCGTTGACCATACAGGTCCAATGACTAGTTGGGCAAGGAAACGGGTGGAGCAGTTGGCCGGACAGGACCTCTGGGGCTATATCTTCAAGAGCAACTCGCCGAGTTGCGGTCCCGCAGGGGTTCGGGTGGCCAAAGAGAGGGGAGTTACCGTGAAAAAGGGGGCCGGCATCTTTGCCAGGGTCTTTATGGAACAATGCCCCCTGGTACCAGTCGAAGACGACAGGCGTCTTCACGATCCAGGGAGGAGGGAGAGTTTCATCGAGTCGGTTTTCGTACTCGGCCGATGGAGAGAAGTCCTGGACGGCAACAGGAGCATGCACGGGCTTGAGACTTTCCACACGCGCCAGAGACTCGTGATCCTCTCGCATAGTCCCAGCCACTGCCGCATGATGGAGGATCTCCTGGCCCGGGGGAAGGATCTTCCACCAAAAGACCTGTTTGAGAGCTACCAGAGCCTCCTCCTGGAGGCC is part of the Deltaproteobacteria bacterium genome and encodes:
- a CDS encoding DUF1722 domain-containing protein, producing the protein MKRTVRFAISSCLLGQKVRWDGGHRLDRFILQTLGRHVTFVPVCPEVEYGLSVPREPLHLIGEPDRPRLLTVSTAVDHTGPMTSWARKRVEQLAGQDLWGYIFKSNSPSCGPAGVRVAKERGVTVKKGAGIFARVFMEQCPLVPVEDDRRLHDPGRRESFIESVFVLGRWREVLDGNRSMHGLETFHTRQRLVILSHSPSHCRMMEDLLARGKDLPPKDLFESYQSLLLEALRLKATPAKNSRVLRILMKRFGKTLSEAESQELAEAVQQYRRAEIPLIVPLTLINHHARRLGERHLREQAYLHPHPLELQLRYHV